In one Hemiscyllium ocellatum isolate sHemOce1 chromosome 29, sHemOce1.pat.X.cur, whole genome shotgun sequence genomic region, the following are encoded:
- the LOC132829654 gene encoding uncharacterized protein LOC132829654, with protein sequence MASILSALLLCLFLQHASAHSHTPCMIENAMMGGSFNIMIYPKYLMPNEKYNVTVNGTATNVMVALSASYNGSSIGNWTGNANTCQGILGTRNLSFTEMWMSPESMMDAHNYILFKVFIKMSDNMTYVMNKTLKSAPTSSSTPTMKTPTPDRMTPTPYNMTTTPYNMTTTPRNMPTTTYAMTRTTGNSASAITFKSLNGIISTFLLFVTVRELLS encoded by the exons ATGGCTTCAATTTTATCAGCACTACTCCTTTGTCTATTTCTTCAGCATGCATCAGCTCACTCTCACACCCCTTGCATGATAGAAAATGCTATGATGGGAGGCTCATTCAATATAATGATTTATCCAAAATACCTCATGCCCAACGAGAAGTACAACG TCACTGTGAATGGAACTGCAACCAATGTGATGGTAGCCCTCTCAGCTTCTTATAATGGCAGCAGCATTGGGAACTGGACAGGAAATGCTAATACCTGCCAAGGAATTTTAGGGACCAGGAACCTATCATTCACTGAAATGTGGATGTCACCTGAAAGCATGATGGACGCACATAACTACATTTTATTCAA AGTCTTTATCAAAATGTCTGATAATATGACATATGTCATGAACAAAACTCTCAAATCAG CTCCGACAAGCAGTTCTACACCAACTATGAAAACTCCAACTCCTGACAGAATGACCCCAACTCCATACAACATGACTACAACTCCGTACAACATGACCACAACTCCACGCAACATGCCTACAACTACGTACGCCATGACCAGAACAACTGGGAATTCAGCAAGTGCCATTACCTTCAAGTCACTGAATGGAATTATTAGCACGTTCTTGCTCTTTGTTACAGTCCGAGAATTGCTGTCATAA